A window from Dermacentor albipictus isolate Rhodes 1998 colony chromosome 10, USDA_Dalb.pri_finalv2, whole genome shotgun sequence encodes these proteins:
- the LOC139050312 gene encoding solute carrier family 22 member 7-like, with product MPATVGRALRIHRRTDAQRQILGYAQAPSRRKRLEANQRQTLARAHHEATRSHTVDDLVSKLVQKYLAVRRDGDSATQLPDYRGPPSPELDEDFSVAEAMDLLFPQRLAGADLRTSESFDCEEGFGHGPFQKRTLLLIFLGVFSLTSQTDVVPLVTTDVDHWCKPLAGFNISAADWKNIAIPTEADGRFSRCRVYERCKPPVQPSSSSEDGNIGSGPADAGWWYSRCFLGERELDDTNDTSAAPCDEWDYDVRTAETSAVSYWNMVCHRRLLPAALVTLQTTGSVISLTLLGAFVDYVGRRAMLVGSAVAVVTCTVCTMVATSYVSYALARFLSGGSVAAYAVFAFLIPFEVMTHTNRPHQVLFVTVVSAAINEVWKAIVKSMVVDWRLKQAILLAPTAFLLPALSVAGESPRWLVAKGRLDAAEAVMMQAATTNNFPLATTACLVQKLREQVENRTGQKDTDKDDLIDCHSLRRRALAMFFVCFCMSFVYHVSTFSTARLGEFWIPGLTVVVTLLTYAAMHFLLTGVALITVLTTCFVLTGIIQCALSIAAAVGLGTVTKVLLALSKGASTVIFVHCLTYVLELFPSAVRGGAIFWAYASGRVAATFSSMIFVLKPNAHEDVLFGVTGLFIFACLRVIRALPRTTVVEEAKIVTRLASDSTRITMDHMKRTLVRQTPEKALKTTSSESSKSSGRKRRKSSARSTPGSSKTSRGSRTDHMEK from the exons atgccagcaacagtgggacgagctctgcgaatccaccgacggacagatgcgcaacggcaaatcctggggtatgctcaagcaccttctcgacgaaagcggctcGAAGCAAATCAGAGGCAAACGTTGGCACGGGCCcatcacgaagccaccaggtctcacacggtcgatgacctcgtctcaaaactcgtacagaagtacttggCCGTCCGTCGCGACGGAGATTCggcgacccaactcccggactaccgggGTCCTCCAAGCCCCGAACTCGACGAggacttctccgttgccgag GCCATGGACCTCTTGTTCCCGCAACGACTGGCCGGCGCTGATCTCCGAACAAGTGAATCGTTTGACTGCGAAGAAGGCTTCGGCCACGGGCCTTTCCAGAAGAGGACGCTCCTTCTGATTTTTTTGGGAGTCTTTTCGCTTACTAGCCAAACCGACGTTGTGCCCCTCGTCACCACTGACGTCGACCATTGGTGCAAGCCGCTCGCCGGCTTCAACATCTCCGCAGCCGATTGGAAGAATATTGCGATACCGACAGAGGCCGACGGACGCTTCAGCcgctgccgcgtctacgaacgcTGCAAGCCCCCCGTTCAACCCAGCAGTTCCAGTGAAGATGGGAACATTGGCTCTGGACCTGCCGATGCCGGCTGGTGGTACAGCAGATGCTTCCTCGGCGAGCGTGAGCTCGACGACACCAACGACACAAGCGCCGCACCCTGTGACGAGTGGGACTACGACGTTCGGACGGCCGAGACCAGTGCGGTGAGTTATTGGAACATGGTGTGCCACCGACGTTTGCTGCCGGCAGCCCTTGTCACCCTGCAGACTACCGGTTCGGTCATCTCGCTTACCCTGCTCGGAGCGTTCGTGGACTACGTCGGTAGGAGAGCCATGCTCGTGGGCTCCGCCGTGGCAGTGGTGACCTGCACGGTGTGCACCATGGTGGCGACGAGTTACGTGAGTTACGCTCTGGCACGTTTCTTGAGCGGGGGCAGCGTCGCCGCATACGCGGTTTTCGCCTTCCTAATCCCATTCGAGGTGATGACGCACACGAACAGGCCACACCAGGTCCTGTTCGTGACAGTTGTCAGTGCTGCGATAAACGAGGTTTGGAAAGCCATCGTCAAGTCTATGGTCGTCGACTGGCGTCTGAAGCAGGCCATCTTACTCGCTCCGACGGCTTTCCTGCTCCCTGCTTTGTCTGTGGCAGGAGAGTCACCCCGCTGGCTTGTCGCGAAAGGAAGGCTGGACGCGGCAGAAGCAGTCATGATGCAGGCTGCCACGACGAACAACTTCCCGCTTGCTACCACCGCCTGTCTCGTGCAAAAACTCAGGGAACAGGTCGAAAATCGCACGGGtcagaaagacacagacaaagaCGACTTGATCGACTGTCACTCCCTCCGACGTCGAGCGTTGGCAATGttctttgtttgcttctgcatgTCATTCGTCTATCACGTCAGCACTTTTTCGACGGCGCGTTTGGGGGAATTCTGGATCCCGGGGCTCACGGtggtcgtcacgctgttgacgtACGCGGCGATGCACTTCCTGCTGACCGGCGTCGCCCTTATTACGGTACTTACCACTTGCTTCGTGCTGACGGGCATAATCCAATGCGCGCTGAGTATCGCCGCCGCCGTCGGACTCGGTACCGTCACCAAGGTCTTGCTCGCGCTATCCAAGGGTGCGTCAACTGTGATTTTCGTTCACTGTCTCACGTACGTGCTCGAGCTGTTCCCGTCGGCCGTACGGGGTGGCGCTATCTTCTGGGCGTACGCCAGTGGACGCGTCGCGGCCACGTTCTCGTCCATGATTTTCGTACTGAAGCCGAACGCACACGAAGACGTGCTCTTTGGCGTGACCGGACTATTCATTTTCGCCTGTCTGCGTGTCATCCGTGCCCTGCCACGCACGACGGTGGTGGAGGAAGCGAAAATCGTGACTAGGCTAGCTTCGGACTCCACCAGGATTACCATGGACCACATGAAGCGGACCCTGGTGCGGCAGACTCCAGAAAAGGCGCTCAAGACTACAAGCTCGGAGAGCTCCAAGTCCTCCGGCAGGAAGCGGCGGAAAAGCAGTGCCAGGAGCACTCCGGGCAGTTCTAAGACATCCCGTGGCTCTCGCACCGACCACATGGAAAAGTGA
- the LOC139050313 gene encoding solute carrier family 22 member 7-like produces the protein MDLFLPQRLAGVDLRTSESFDSEEGFGHGPFQKRTLLLILLGVFSLTSQTALVPLLTGDVDHWCKPPAGFNISAADWKNIAIPTEDDGRLSRCHVYERCKPPVEPSSSSEDGKIGAGPAEDSWWYSRCFLGQRELDDTNDTLDAPCEEWDYDVRTAETSAVSYWNMVCHRRLLPAALVTLQNTGSAISLILLGAIVDYVGRIAMLVGSTVAVVTCTVWTTVETSYVRYAVARFLNGGSVAVYAAFAFLIPFEVMTHTHRPHQLLFLAVLSAAIGRVWQAIVTSMVFYWRLKQVILLAPTAFLLPALSAARESPRWLVAKGRLDAAEAVMMEAANTNNFPLAATACLVRKLREQVEKRTGQQGADKDDLIDCHSLRRRALAMFSVCFCISFVFHVSAFSTARLGDFWIPGLTVVVTLLTYAAMHFLMTGVALITVLTSCFVLAGIIQCVLSIAAGARLDTITKVLLVLSQGTSNVIFIHCYIYVLELFPSAVRGGAICWALASSRVGAMCASLTFALKPTGQEDVLFAATGLLLIACLRVMRALPSTTVVEQAKIVTRLTSDSTRMTVDHMKRTLVRQTPEKARKSSSSESSKSSGRKRRKSRASSTVGSTRTSRGSYADHVQK, from the coding sequence ATGGATCTCTTTCTGCCACAGCGGCTGGCCGGCGTTGATCTACGAACAAGCGAATCGTTTGACAGCGAAGAAGGCTTCGGTCACGGGCCTTTCCAGAAGAGGACGCTCCTTCTGATTCTTCTGGGAGTCTTTTCGCTTACTAGCCAAACCGCCTTGGTGCCCCTCCTCACCGGTGACGTCGACCATTGGTGCAAGCCGCCAGCCGGCTTCAACATCTCTGCAGCCGATTGGAAGAATATTGCCATACCGACAGAGGACGACGGACGCTTGAGCCGCTGCCACGTCTACGAACGCTGCAAGCCACCCGTTGAACCCAGCAGTTCCAGTGAAGATGGGAAGATTGGCGCTGGACCTGCCGAGGACAGCTGGTGGTACAGCAGATGCTTCCTAGGCCAGCGTGAGCTCGACGACACCAACGACACGCTCGATGCGCCCTGTGAAGAGTGGGACTACGACGTTCGGACGGCCGAGACCAGTGCGGTGAGTTATTGGAACATGGTGTGCCACCGACGTTTGCTGCCGGCAGCCCTTGTCACCCTGCAGAATACCGGTTCTGCAATTTCGCTTATTCTGCTCGGAGCCATCGTGGACTACGTCGGCAGGATAGCCATGCTCGTGGGCTCCACCGTGGCGGTGGTGACCTGCACGGTGTGGACCACGGTGGAGACAAGTTACGTGCGTTACGCAGTGGCACGTTTCCTTAACGGGGGCAGCGTCGCCGTATACGCGGCTTTTGCCTTCCTGATTCCATTCGAGGTCATGACGCACACGCACAGGCCGCACCAGCTCCTGTTCTTGGCGGTTCTCAGTGCGGCAATAGGCAGGGTTTGGCAAGCCATCGTCACATCTATGGTCTTCTACTGGCGTTTGAAGCAGGTCATCCTCCTCGCTCCGACGGCTTTTCTGCTCCCTGCTTTGTCTGCAGCACGAGAGTCTCCCCGCTGGCTTGTCGCGAAAGGAAGGCTCGACGCGGCAGAAGCAGTCATGATGGAGGCTGCCAATACGAACAACTTCCCGCTTGCGGCCACCGCTTGTCTCGTCCGAAAACTCAGGGAACAGGTCGAGAAACGCACGGGTCAGCAAGGCGCAGACAAAGACGACCTAATCGACTGTCACTCCCTCCGACGTCGAGCGTTGGCCATGTTCTCTGTCTGCTTCTGCATATCGTTCGTCTTTCACGTCAGTGCTTTCTCGACGGCGCGTTTGGGGGACTTCTGGATCCCGGGCCTCACGGtggtcgtcacgctgttgacgtACGCGGCCATGCACTTCTTGATGACCGGCGTCGCCCTTATTACGGTTCTTACCAGTTGCTTCGTGCTGGCGGGCATCATCCAATGCGTGCTGAGTATCGCCGCCGGCGCCAGACTCGACACTATCACCAAGGTCTTGCTCGTGCTATCGCAGGGCACGTCAAATGTGATTTTCATCCACTGTTACATATACGTGCTCGAGTTGTTCCCGTCGGCCGTGCGGGGAGGCGCAATCTGTTGGGCGCTCGCCAGTTCACGCGTCGGGGCCATGTGCGCGTCCTTGACTTTCGCGCTGAAGCCGACCGGACAGGAAGACGTGCTCTTTGCAGCGACGGGACTGCTCCTCATCGCCTGTCTGCGTGTCATGCGTGCCCTGCCAAGCACTACGGTGGTGGAGCAAGCGAAAATCGTGACCAGGCTAACGTCGGACTCCACCAGAATGACTGTGGACCACATGAAGCGGACCCTGGTGCGGCAGACTCCAGAAAAGGCGCGCAAGAGTTCAAGCTCGGAGAGCTCCAAGTCATCCGGCAGGAAGCGCCGAAAAAGCCGTGCCAGCAGCACTGTTGGCAGTACTAGGACATCCCGTGGCTCCTACGCCGACCACGTGCAGAAGTGA
- the LOC139050314 gene encoding solute carrier family 22 member 7-like: MDLLLPKRLAGADLRTSESFDCEEGFGDGPFQKRTLLLILLGFFSINTQTAVVPLVTGDVDHWCKPLAGFNISAADWKNIAIPTEADGRFSRCRVYERCKPPVQPSSSSEDGKIGARPAEAGWWYSRCFLGERELDDTNDTSDARCDEWDYDVRAAETSAVSYWNMVCHRRLLPAALVTLENTGSVVSLTLLGAFVDYVSRRAMLVGSAVAVVTCTLCTMAATSYVSYALARFFNGGIVAAYAVFAFLIPFEVMTHTNRPHQVLFMAVVSAAIGEVWKVIVKSMVVDWRLKQVIFLAPMAFLLPALSVAGESPRWLVAKGRLDAAEVVMMQAATTNNFPLAATACLVRKLREQVEKRAGQQGADKDDLIDCHSLRRRALAMFSVCFCISFAFYVSALSTARLGEFWIPGLTVVVTLLSYAAMHFLITGVALITVLTSCFMLIGIIQCALSIAAAAAGLGTATKVLLVISKGTSTVILIHCITYVLELFPSAVRGGAICWALASGRVAATCASMIFLLKPTGREEVLFAVTGLLLFACLRVIRALPRTTVVEEAKIVTRLASDSTRMTLDHMKQTLVQKTQEKALKPACSDSSKSSGRKRSKSRASTILGSTKTSRGFCTDDVQK; the protein is encoded by the coding sequence ATGGACCTCTTGCTCCCGAAACGACTGGCCGGGGCTGATCTCCGAACAAGTGAATCGTTTGACTGCGAAGAAGGCTTCGGCGACGGGCCTTTCCAGAAGAGGACGCTCCTTCTGATTCTTCTGGGATTCTTTTCAATTAATACCCAAACCGCCGTTGTGCCCCTCGTCACCGGTGACGTCGACCATTGGTGCAAGCCGCTCGCCGGATTCAACATCTCTGCTGCCGATTGGAAGAATATCGCCATTCCGACAGAGGCCGACGGACGCTTCAGCCGCTGCCGCGTCTATGAACGCTGCAAGCCCCCCGTTCAACCCAGCAGTTCCAGTGAAGATGGGAAGATTGGCGCTAGACCTGCTGAGGCCGGCTGGTGGTACAGCAGATGCTTCCTCGGCGAGCGTGAGCTCGACGACACCAACGACACAAGCGACGCACGCTGTGACGAATGGGACTACGACGTTCGGGCGGCCGAGACCAGTGCGGTGAGTTATTGGAATATGGTGTGCCACCGACGTTTGCTGCCCGCAGCCCTTGTCACTCTGGAGAATACCGGTTCTGTCGTTTCGCTTACCCTGCTCGGAGCGTTCGTGGACTACGTCAGCAGGAGAGCTATGCTCGTGGGCTCCGCCGTGGCGGTGGTGACTTGCACGTTGTGCACCATGGCTGCGACGAGTTACGTGAGTTACGCTCTGGCACGTTTCTTTAACGGGGGCATCGTCGCCGCATACGCGGTTTTCGCCTTCCTAATCCCATTCGAGGTGATGACACACACGAACAGGCCACACCAGGTCCTGTTCATGGCAGTCGTCAGTGCTGCGATAGGCGAGGTTTGGAAAGTCATCGTCAAGTCTATGGTCGTCGACTGGCGTCTGAAGCAGGTCATCTTCCTTGCTCCGATGGCTTTCCTGCTTCCTGCTTTGTCTGTAGCAGGAGAGTCACCCCGCTGGCTTGTCGCCAAAGGAAGGCTGGACGCGGCAGAAGTAGTCATGATGCAGGCTGCCACAACGAACAACTTTCCGCTTGCGGCCACCGCCTGTCTCGTGCGAAAACTCAGGGAACAGGTCGAGAAACGCGCGGGTCAGCAAGGCGCAGACAAAGACGACCTGATCGACTGTCACTCCCTCCGACGTCGAGCGTTGGCCATGTTCTCTGTCTGCTTCTGCATATCGTTCGCCTTTTACGTCAGCGCTCTCTCGACGGCACGTTTGGGGGAGTTCTGGATCCCGGGCCTCACGGTGGTGGTCACGCTGTTGTCGTATGCAGCTATGCACTTCCTGATAACCGGCGTCGCCCTAATTACGGTACTTACcagttgcttcatgctgattggCATCATTCAATGCGCGCTGAGTATCGCCGCTGCCGCCGCGGGACTCGGCACCGCCACCAAGGTATTGCTCGTAATATCCAAGGGTACGTCAACTGTGATTCTCATCCACTGCATCACATACGTGCTGGAGCTGTTCCCGTCGGCCGTACGGGGTGGCGCAATCTGCTGGGCGCTCGCCAGTGGACGCGTCGCGGCCACGTGCGCGTCCATGATTTTCCTCCTGAAGCCAACCGGACGCGAAGAAGTGCTCTTTGCCGTGACGGGACTGCTCCTCTTCGCCTGTCTGCGTGTCATCCGTGCCCTGCCACGCACGACAGTGGTGGAGGAAGCGAAAATCGTGACCAGGCTAGCTTCGGACTCCACCAGAATGACCTTGGACCACATGAAGCAGACCCTGGTTCAGAAAACTCAAGAAAAGGCGCTCAAGCCTGCATGCTCGGACAGCTCCAAGTCATCCGGCAGGAAGAGAAGTAAAAGCCGTGCCAGTACCATTCTTGGCAGTACGAAGACATCCCGTGGCTTTTGCACCGACGACGTGCAGAAGTGA